The following are from one region of the Moritella sp. 24 genome:
- the lpxD gene encoding UDP-3-O-(3-hydroxymyristoyl)glucosamine N-acyltransferase has protein sequence MAMTLQEIATAIQAELHGDGSIEISSINSMQNAQPGSITFLSDSKYSAQLANVAASAVIVKPDDLAACNTNALVMKNPYVGFALVAQLLDTTPAPATDIAPSAVIANDVILGKNVAIGANAVIETGVSLADNVIIGAGCFIGKNTKIGQSTKLWANVTIYHDIEIGADCLIQSGTVIGADGFGYANDGGKWIKIPQLGRVIIGDRVEIGACTTIDRGALDNTIIADGVILDNQCQVGHNVEIGENTAISGGTLLAGSLKLGKQCMIGGGSVINGHMEITDNVNITGMSMVMRPIDKAGLYSSGIPAQANRDWRRQTARVMKIDDMHKRLSKLEKSS, from the coding sequence ATGGCAATGACGTTACAAGAAATAGCAACAGCAATTCAAGCTGAGCTACACGGCGATGGTAGCATCGAGATTAGTTCGATTAATTCGATGCAAAATGCACAGCCGGGTAGTATTACTTTTTTAAGTGATAGTAAATACAGCGCACAATTAGCGAATGTTGCAGCGTCTGCAGTGATTGTTAAACCTGATGACTTGGCTGCATGTAATACCAATGCGCTCGTAATGAAAAACCCGTACGTTGGCTTTGCGCTAGTCGCACAATTGCTTGATACGACTCCTGCACCTGCAACTGATATTGCACCAAGTGCTGTCATCGCGAATGATGTGATATTGGGCAAAAATGTGGCGATTGGTGCGAATGCCGTTATTGAAACTGGCGTATCATTAGCGGACAATGTGATCATTGGCGCAGGCTGCTTTATAGGTAAAAATACTAAGATTGGTCAGAGCACTAAATTGTGGGCAAATGTTACTATTTATCATGATATTGAAATCGGTGCTGATTGCTTGATCCAAAGTGGCACTGTGATTGGCGCAGACGGCTTTGGCTATGCGAATGACGGTGGTAAATGGATCAAAATCCCACAATTAGGGCGCGTGATTATTGGCGACCGTGTTGAAATCGGCGCGTGTACAACGATTGATCGTGGTGCATTAGATAATACCATTATTGCTGATGGCGTGATTTTAGATAATCAGTGTCAAGTTGGCCATAATGTTGAAATAGGTGAAAACACCGCTATTTCTGGCGGTACTCTGTTAGCAGGAAGCTTAAAACTAGGTAAACAATGCATGATTGGTGGTGGTAGTGTTATCAATGGTCATATGGAAATAACCGATAACGTTAATATCACTGGTATGTCGATGGTAATGCGCCCTATTGATAAAGCGGGCCTTTACTCATCTGGTATTCCAGCACAAGCTAATCGTGACTGGCGTCGTCAAACTGCCCGCGTAATGAAAATTGATGATATGCATAAACGCTTATCTAAACTAGAAAAATCAAGCTAG
- the fabZ gene encoding 3-hydroxyacyl-ACP dehydratase FabZ — protein MTLLPHRYPFLLVDRVLDYVPGKSIHAVKNVSVNEPQFTGHFPTNPIFPGVLILEALAQASGLLGYKSDGGPADNELYYFAGIDKARFRKPVVPGDVLHLHIELIKERRGIGRFTAIAKVDGKVVCDAEIMCAKREAN, from the coding sequence ATGACTCTTCTACCGCACAGGTATCCGTTCTTACTTGTAGACCGTGTATTGGATTATGTACCGGGTAAATCGATACATGCAGTTAAAAATGTATCGGTAAATGAGCCTCAATTTACTGGCCATTTCCCAACTAACCCTATTTTTCCGGGTGTATTGATTTTAGAAGCATTAGCACAAGCATCGGGTTTACTCGGTTATAAATCTGATGGCGGTCCAGCAGACAATGAACTGTATTATTTTGCTGGTATTGATAAGGCGCGTTTTCGCAAGCCTGTTGTGCCTGGTGATGTTTTACATCTGCACATCGAATTAATTAAAGAACGCCGTGGTATCGGTCGCTTTACTGCAATTGCAAAAGTTGATGGCAAAGTGGTTTGTGACGCAGAGATCATGTGCGCGAAACGAGAGGCTAACTAG
- the bamA gene encoding outer membrane protein assembly factor BamA, which translates to MIINKYLAGALLSGACLFTSATAVAANSFIIKDIQVEGLQRVTLGAALLNIPLREGDSVSSSDTALAVKKLYASGNFDDIELYRDGSTLVFKVTELPTISSIEFVGNEAIPEEQLKESLNSSGIRVGEPIDRTIIRSVEQGLQEFYYGAGRYSAKINTIITPLPRNRIDIKFSFVEGKSAEIKQLNILGNTVYSTSALKNLFELSDHTPWWNFMADQQYQKQLLAGDLEKLRSHYVDNGYIRFKTESTQVSMTPDKQGIYITLKVDEGEQYKLGHITLTGDLLDKEEELRGLLALSSGELYSGATVTATEESLSRYLSRFGYAYPKVSTYPEINDEDHTVNLTIAVEPGPRIYVRRINFAGNDVTKDEVLRREMRQMEGTWLSNRLIDRSKTRLNQLGFFETVNTNTVRVPGEMDIVDVNVQVKEQPAGSFNAGIGYGSESGLSLNAGIQQDNFFGTGNKAGISVSTNDYSKNASINYTDPYFTVDGVSFGGKLYFTDFEASEADIVDYNNRTYGVSGTLGFPVNENNTLSFSLGYEWNKISQTTSYAQTDIFWDIYQDEVDNDGSFVVFQGFDVSAAWRRRTLNRGVFATSGSEQKANFTMTVPGSDVQYFKMSFDNKYYIPISTNHRWSVLMRGRIAYGNGYGKTSNGDDHVLPFYENYYAGGFYSVRGFNSNTISPKGLQSSNAPGSGNKGYVATDSSIGGNALATGSVELIFPTPFLSEEYANLVRTTVFVDAGSVWDTEFDASTYANQACLGGCEYYGDYSDPSRLRASAGVSLQWLSPMGPLVFSLATPLKEYEGDKTEVFTFNIGTTF; encoded by the coding sequence ATGATAATTAATAAATATTTAGCTGGCGCACTACTTTCTGGTGCCTGCTTATTTACAAGTGCAACCGCAGTTGCTGCAAATAGCTTTATTATTAAAGATATTCAAGTTGAAGGCTTGCAGCGTGTCACATTAGGTGCCGCACTATTAAATATTCCCCTACGAGAAGGGGATAGTGTTAGCAGCAGTGATACCGCATTAGCAGTGAAAAAGTTGTATGCGTCTGGTAACTTTGATGATATTGAGTTGTACCGTGATGGATCAACGTTAGTATTTAAAGTCACTGAATTACCAACGATCAGCAGTATTGAATTTGTTGGTAACGAAGCTATCCCTGAAGAGCAGCTTAAAGAAAGCCTTAATTCATCTGGTATTCGTGTCGGTGAACCGATTGATCGTACAATTATTCGTTCGGTAGAGCAGGGTTTACAAGAATTCTATTATGGTGCTGGTCGCTATAGCGCAAAGATTAATACAATCATTACGCCGCTACCACGTAACCGTATCGATATTAAATTTAGTTTCGTTGAAGGTAAATCAGCAGAAATTAAACAGCTTAATATCTTAGGTAATACAGTTTATTCAACATCTGCATTAAAGAATTTGTTTGAGCTGAGTGATCATACGCCGTGGTGGAACTTCATGGCTGATCAGCAGTATCAAAAACAGCTGCTTGCGGGTGATTTAGAGAAGCTACGCAGTCACTATGTTGATAACGGTTATATCCGTTTTAAGACAGAATCAACACAGGTATCAATGACACCTGATAAGCAAGGTATTTATATTACGCTTAAAGTTGATGAAGGTGAGCAATATAAGCTTGGGCATATTACTTTAACGGGTGACTTACTCGATAAAGAAGAAGAGTTACGTGGTTTATTAGCGTTAAGTTCTGGTGAACTCTATAGCGGTGCTACAGTCACAGCAACAGAAGAGAGCTTAAGTCGCTACTTAAGCCGTTTTGGTTATGCTTATCCAAAAGTATCGACGTACCCAGAAATCAATGATGAAGACCATACGGTTAACTTGACCATTGCGGTTGAACCGGGCCCTCGTATTTATGTTCGCCGTATTAACTTTGCTGGTAATGATGTTACTAAAGATGAAGTATTACGTCGTGAAATGCGCCAAATGGAAGGTACTTGGTTATCTAATCGTTTAATCGACCGTTCTAAAACCCGTCTAAATCAACTTGGCTTCTTTGAAACAGTAAATACCAATACTGTTCGCGTACCGGGTGAAATGGATATAGTTGACGTTAATGTTCAAGTTAAAGAGCAACCTGCAGGTTCATTTAATGCGGGTATTGGTTATGGTTCTGAATCGGGCTTAAGTTTAAACGCAGGTATTCAGCAAGATAACTTCTTTGGTACAGGTAACAAAGCAGGTATTAGTGTCAGTACTAATGACTACTCTAAAAATGCCAGCATTAACTATACCGACCCATATTTCACGGTAGATGGTGTGAGCTTTGGTGGAAAGCTTTACTTCACTGATTTTGAAGCATCAGAAGCGGACATTGTTGATTATAACAACCGTACTTATGGTGTATCGGGTACATTAGGTTTCCCTGTAAATGAAAATAATACTCTGAGCTTTAGTTTAGGCTATGAGTGGAATAAGATTTCTCAAACAACCTCTTATGCACAAACAGATATTTTCTGGGATATTTATCAAGATGAAGTTGATAACGATGGTAGCTTTGTTGTATTCCAAGGTTTTGATGTATCTGCCGCTTGGCGTCGCCGTACCTTAAACCGTGGTGTATTTGCGACATCTGGTTCAGAGCAAAAAGCGAACTTCACGATGACTGTGCCGGGCTCTGATGTACAGTACTTTAAAATGAGCTTTGATAATAAGTATTATATTCCAATATCAACCAATCACCGTTGGTCAGTCTTAATGCGTGGTCGTATAGCTTATGGTAATGGTTATGGTAAAACATCAAATGGTGACGATCATGTCTTACCATTTTATGAAAATTACTATGCTGGTGGTTTCTATTCAGTTCGTGGCTTTAACAGTAATACCATCAGTCCTAAAGGTTTGCAGAGCTCTAATGCCCCAGGCAGTGGTAATAAAGGTTACGTAGCAACTGATTCATCAATTGGTGGTAATGCACTTGCTACTGGTAGCGTTGAATTAATTTTCCCTACGCCTTTCTTAAGTGAAGAGTATGCTAACTTAGTTCGAACGACAGTATTTGTTGATGCGGGTTCGGTATGGGATACTGAATTTGATGCTTCTACATATGCAAATCAAGCATGTTTGGGTGGTTGTGAATACTACGGTGACTATTCTGACCCTTCACGTCTACGCGCATCGGCTGGTGTGAGCTTGCAATGGTTATCGCCAATGGGACCACTAGTGTTCTCGTTAGCAACACCACTGAAAGAATACGAAGGCGATAAAACTGAAGTATTTACCTTTAATATTGGTACCACTTTCTAA
- the rnhB gene encoding ribonuclease HII produces the protein MYDDVIYPEGKLVAGVDEVGRGPLVGDVVTAAVILDPNNPIVGLTDSKKLSEKKRQLLFPEIKEKALAWSIGRCSPSEIDELNILQATMVAMQRAVAGLSVQPEHVFIDGNRCPALPMTAEAIVKGDLRVAEISAASILAKVVRDAEMEELDQRYPEYGFAQHKGYPTKAHMEKLAELGPTEEYRKSFKPVQRALGLLK, from the coding sequence ATGTATGATGATGTAATTTACCCTGAAGGAAAACTGGTTGCTGGTGTTGACGAAGTAGGTCGTGGCCCATTAGTGGGTGACGTTGTTACTGCGGCAGTTATACTTGATCCGAATAACCCGATAGTGGGCTTAACGGATTCGAAAAAATTAAGTGAAAAAAAGCGTCAATTACTGTTTCCTGAAATTAAAGAAAAAGCACTAGCGTGGAGTATTGGCCGCTGTAGTCCAAGTGAGATTGATGAACTGAATATCTTACAAGCAACCATGGTTGCGATGCAACGTGCTGTTGCTGGATTATCAGTACAACCAGAACATGTGTTTATTGATGGTAACCGTTGTCCTGCATTACCAATGACCGCTGAAGCGATTGTCAAAGGTGATTTACGTGTAGCGGAAATAAGTGCTGCGTCTATCTTAGCAAAAGTGGTTCGTGATGCCGAGATGGAAGAACTTGATCAACGTTACCCTGAATATGGTTTTGCGCAGCATAAAGGTTACCCAACCAAAGCGCACATGGAAAAATTAGCGGAACTTGGACCAACTGAAGAGTACCGTAAAAGTTTTAAACCTGTGCAACGCGCGCTGGGTCTATTAAAATAA
- the ispC gene encoding 1-deoxy-D-xylulose-5-phosphate reductoisomerase, protein MIGLTILGATGSIGKSTLAVIRQNPERFRVQALTANSNVTEMLAQCLEFKPCYAVMLNDVAAGQLAQQLKSLNCSTEVLSGIDALCQVAALDDTDMVMAAIVGAAGLMPTLAAVRAGKRILLANKEALVMSGALFMEEVKASGAELLPIDSEHNAIFQSMPTAVQTNLGFCDLVAEGISKILLTGSGGPFRYSDIADLANVTPAQACAHPNWSMGQKISVDSATMMNKGLEYIEAKWLFNADEAQIQVVIHPQSVIHSMVKYTDGSVLAQMGEPDMCTPIAHAMAYPQRVPSGVKPLDFFEMGELTFLKPDYARYPCLKLAIDACYQGQAATTTLNAANEIAVDAFLNGQIGFTDIARVNETVLNGLTISEPDNIDALIDIDAIARVETLQTINRVTK, encoded by the coding sequence GTGATTGGATTAACGATATTGGGTGCGACTGGATCGATCGGTAAAAGTACCCTTGCAGTTATTCGTCAAAATCCTGAGCGCTTTCGGGTACAGGCTTTAACTGCGAATAGTAATGTTACTGAGATGCTTGCACAATGTTTAGAGTTTAAACCTTGTTATGCAGTGATGCTTAATGACGTTGCCGCAGGCCAGTTAGCGCAACAACTTAAATCACTTAATTGTTCTACAGAAGTACTTTCTGGCATAGATGCGTTATGCCAGGTCGCAGCGCTTGATGATACAGATATGGTTATGGCTGCGATTGTGGGGGCTGCAGGGCTAATGCCGACATTAGCTGCTGTTCGTGCCGGTAAGCGTATTCTTCTGGCAAATAAAGAAGCACTCGTTATGTCTGGTGCGTTATTTATGGAAGAAGTGAAAGCGAGCGGTGCTGAATTGTTACCGATTGATAGTGAGCACAATGCTATTTTTCAATCAATGCCGACTGCGGTACAAACAAATTTAGGTTTTTGTGATTTAGTTGCAGAAGGTATTAGCAAAATTTTGTTAACGGGCTCTGGTGGTCCGTTCCGTTATAGTGATATCGCGGATTTAGCAAATGTAACACCAGCGCAAGCTTGTGCTCATCCTAATTGGTCAATGGGACAGAAGATCTCCGTTGACTCTGCCACTATGATGAATAAAGGCTTGGAGTATATCGAAGCTAAGTGGTTATTTAATGCTGACGAAGCGCAGATTCAAGTTGTTATTCATCCTCAGTCTGTGATCCATTCAATGGTGAAATATACTGACGGTTCGGTATTAGCACAGATGGGTGAACCAGATATGTGTACGCCAATTGCACATGCGATGGCTTATCCACAACGTGTCCCTTCTGGTGTTAAACCATTAGATTTTTTTGAAATGGGTGAACTGACTTTCTTAAAGCCTGATTATGCACGTTATCCTTGCTTAAAATTAGCGATTGATGCTTGTTATCAAGGTCAAGCTGCTACTACAACATTAAATGCAGCCAATGAAATTGCAGTTGATGCTTTCTTAAATGGACAGATTGGCTTCACTGATATTGCTCGTGTAAATGAAACCGTATTGAATGGTCTTACTATTTCAGAACCAGATAATATTGATGCCTTAATTGATATTGATGCAATCGCGCGCGTTGAAACACTGCAAACAATAAATAGAGTAACAAAATGA
- the rseP gene encoding sigma E protease regulator RseP: protein MISSLWNLGAFIIALGILVAIHEFGHFWVARRCGVKVLRFSIGFGKTLWMRTGKDGTEYVIAMIPLGGFVKMLDERVDDVPEELRSQSFNRKPVLARIAIVAAGPLANFALAIVAFWFMFMIGVPSVKPVIGEVAPQSVMAQAGVTNRAIITAIDGQDVQDWNDVSLKLIEHMGEPSMSVQLYLEETNYTVSRQIDLRDWQFDPERESPITSVGLTPYRPAVSQELAQVMPGSAGERAGLLAGDKIIAVAQQPIDSWLGLVDKIQNSPNSMLVVTILRNGQQLALNVTPEGKTGPDGVLKGYLGVAPVVASYPEDYLVDIQYGILDSVQQSVERTWQLTALTFKMIGRLVTGDISLNNLSGPISIAKSAGASADYGLVYFLGFLALISVNLGLMNLMPLPVLDGGHLVFYTFELITGRPVSEKIQEVGFKVGSVIIMLLTGLALFNDFARL from the coding sequence ATGATATCGTCTTTATGGAACCTAGGTGCATTTATTATTGCCCTTGGTATTTTAGTTGCTATACATGAATTTGGTCACTTTTGGGTTGCACGTCGATGCGGCGTGAAAGTATTACGTTTTTCGATTGGTTTTGGTAAAACCTTATGGATGCGTACAGGTAAAGACGGCACTGAATATGTCATCGCAATGATCCCACTTGGTGGTTTCGTTAAAATGCTTGATGAACGTGTTGATGACGTACCTGAAGAGTTGAGATCACAATCGTTTAATCGTAAACCTGTGTTAGCTCGGATCGCGATTGTTGCCGCAGGGCCTTTAGCAAACTTTGCGTTAGCCATTGTTGCGTTTTGGTTTATGTTTATGATCGGTGTTCCTAGCGTGAAACCGGTTATTGGTGAAGTTGCTCCGCAGTCTGTTATGGCGCAAGCGGGCGTGACGAATAGAGCGATTATTACCGCGATTGATGGACAAGATGTTCAAGACTGGAATGATGTTAGTCTTAAATTAATTGAACACATGGGTGAACCATCGATGTCTGTTCAGTTATATCTTGAAGAGACAAATTATACGGTATCTCGACAAATTGATTTACGCGACTGGCAGTTTGATCCTGAGCGCGAATCACCGATAACAAGTGTTGGTCTAACACCTTATCGACCAGCTGTTAGTCAAGAGTTAGCGCAAGTTATGCCTGGTAGTGCCGGTGAACGTGCTGGATTATTAGCAGGTGATAAAATTATAGCGGTAGCGCAACAGCCTATTGATAGCTGGTTAGGGTTGGTTGACAAAATTCAAAATAGCCCTAATTCAATGTTAGTTGTGACCATTCTTCGTAATGGCCAGCAGTTAGCATTAAATGTTACACCGGAAGGTAAAACAGGACCAGACGGAGTATTAAAAGGTTATTTAGGTGTTGCTCCTGTTGTTGCTAGCTATCCTGAAGATTATCTTGTTGATATTCAATATGGTATTCTAGATTCAGTACAACAATCGGTTGAGCGTACTTGGCAACTTACAGCACTCACATTTAAGATGATTGGTCGCTTAGTCACAGGTGATATTTCGTTAAACAACCTTAGCGGACCGATTTCGATTGCCAAAAGTGCCGGAGCCAGTGCCGATTATGGTTTGGTTTACTTCTTAGGTTTCCTTGCCTTGATTAGTGTTAATCTAGGCTTAATGAATTTGATGCCACTTCCTGTATTAGACGGTGGCCATTTGGTGTTCTACACATTTGAACTTATTACTGGTCGACCTGTATCTGAAAAGATTCAAGAAGTCGGTTTCAAAGTAGGTTCAGTCATTATTATGCTATTAACGGGACTTGCCTTATTTAATGACTTTGCTCGTTTATAA
- a CDS encoding CDP-archaeol synthase yields MLKQRIITALVLAPLALAAIFLLPLQWYALAIAGVFILATKEWAVLVDKNNTKLPNALIVGYSLILGATLLVIPPDVRNIWHVSDGEIVLVPLVSAILSIGAVWWVICAALVLTYPNSAKAWTKNTLVKVVFGIVTLVPFFWAMLALRSYDYAHDQLSGAWLVMLVMFLVWGADSGAYFTGKKFGKNKLAPKVSPGKTREGFLGGVAVSMIIALIAAVVMAVSPSGELDSTKLVIVLFTCFVTSISSTLGDLNESMFKREAGVKDSGTLLPGHGGILDRIDSLTAALPVFAVIYLVCF; encoded by the coding sequence TTGCTTAAGCAACGAATTATCACTGCGCTAGTATTAGCGCCTTTAGCTCTCGCAGCTATCTTTCTGTTACCACTGCAATGGTATGCACTTGCAATTGCAGGCGTATTTATCTTAGCAACAAAAGAGTGGGCGGTATTGGTTGATAAAAACAATACTAAATTACCGAATGCGTTGATTGTGGGTTATTCACTTATCCTAGGTGCAACATTACTCGTTATTCCACCGGATGTACGTAATATTTGGCATGTGAGTGACGGTGAAATTGTCTTAGTACCTCTAGTAAGTGCGATTTTAAGTATTGGCGCTGTGTGGTGGGTAATTTGCGCTGCTTTAGTATTAACATATCCAAATAGTGCAAAAGCATGGACTAAGAATACGTTGGTTAAAGTTGTGTTTGGTATTGTTACCTTAGTGCCATTTTTCTGGGCTATGTTAGCACTGCGCTCTTATGATTATGCGCATGATCAGTTGTCTGGCGCATGGTTAGTGATGCTTGTTATGTTCTTGGTATGGGGTGCAGATTCAGGCGCTTACTTTACTGGTAAGAAATTTGGTAAAAATAAACTAGCGCCTAAAGTTAGCCCTGGTAAAACTCGCGAAGGCTTTTTAGGTGGCGTTGCTGTATCTATGATTATCGCGTTAATTGCTGCGGTTGTGATGGCTGTTTCACCTTCTGGGGAACTTGATAGCACTAAGCTTGTCATAGTTTTGTTCACGTGTTTTGTAACGTCAATTTCATCAACATTGGGTGATCTTAACGAGAGTATGTTTAAGCGTGAAGCCGGTGTAAAAGACAGTGGTACGTTATTACCTGGTCACGGTGGTATTTTAGATCGTATTGATAGTTTAACTGCCGCATTACCTGTATTTGCTGTTATTTATTTAGTTTGTTTTTAA
- a CDS encoding OmpH family outer membrane protein, giving the protein MKKFIKATALALALGASFTASAAGYAVVDAGKILQQLPQREAIGKRLNEEFQTRAIELNKLQKELVELNEKRQRDAALMTPQEQTKLIRKLEELDAQLKLKGKAFKEDQQRRGQEENNKLLVLLQNAIETVSKRDGYDLVITKQAALFLDPKLDISDKIIQELSK; this is encoded by the coding sequence ATGAAAAAATTTATTAAAGCAACAGCATTAGCACTGGCTCTTGGTGCATCATTTACTGCAAGTGCGGCTGGTTACGCTGTTGTTGATGCAGGTAAAATATTACAGCAATTACCACAGCGTGAAGCGATTGGTAAACGTCTAAATGAAGAATTCCAAACACGTGCGATTGAACTAAATAAATTACAGAAAGAATTGGTTGAATTGAACGAAAAACGTCAGCGTGATGCAGCGTTAATGACACCACAAGAGCAAACTAAATTAATTCGTAAATTAGAAGAACTTGATGCGCAACTGAAATTAAAAGGTAAAGCGTTTAAAGAAGATCAGCAGCGTCGTGGCCAAGAAGAAAATAACAAATTGTTAGTATTATTACAAAACGCGATTGAAACTGTGTCTAAGCGTGACGGTTATGATCTTGTGATCACGAAACAAGCTGCTTTATTCTTAGATCCAAAATTAGATATTTCTGACAAAATCATACAAGAATTAAGCAAGTAA
- the lpxB gene encoding lipid-A-disaccharide synthase, with amino-acid sequence MTTKPLRIGIIAGEVSGDILAAALIKEIKSRHPDAIFEGIAGPRMQALGFNTLFEMEELSVFGLVEVLGRLPRLFKVKREVLAHFKQNPPDIFIGVDAPDFNIPIELKLKADGIKTVHYVSPSVWAWRQKRVFKIKKAVDMVLAFLPFEKAFYDEYDVPCRFIGHTMADSIPLAGADKQAAIAQLELVPKQRYVAILPGSRAGEVGLLSASFLETAVLLKQRFSDLQFVVPMVNELRKEQFLAIKQEVAPDLDVIVLDGHAREAMAVADAVLLASGTAALETMLMKRAMVVGYRVKPMTYQIMLRLMKAPFVSLPNLLAKKEIVAERLQDDCQPEILADEMAKLLETDNADLIAHFTELHEQIRCNADEKAADAVLELINNTPALEQVTKNV; translated from the coding sequence ATGACAACGAAACCATTACGTATTGGTATTATCGCCGGGGAAGTCTCCGGCGATATTTTAGCTGCCGCCCTGATCAAAGAAATTAAATCTCGTCATCCTGATGCCATTTTCGAGGGTATCGCTGGACCACGCATGCAAGCGCTTGGTTTTAATACCTTGTTTGAGATGGAAGAGTTATCTGTATTCGGTCTTGTCGAAGTGCTTGGTCGTCTTCCTCGACTGTTTAAAGTCAAACGAGAAGTACTTGCCCATTTTAAACAAAACCCGCCTGATATCTTTATTGGTGTTGATGCGCCTGATTTTAATATTCCCATTGAATTAAAGCTAAAAGCTGACGGTATAAAAACCGTGCATTATGTCAGCCCGTCTGTGTGGGCATGGCGTCAAAAACGTGTATTTAAGATTAAAAAAGCAGTGGATATGGTACTTGCTTTTCTACCGTTTGAAAAAGCATTCTATGACGAATATGATGTGCCTTGCCGTTTCATTGGCCATACGATGGCTGATTCTATTCCATTAGCAGGCGCAGATAAGCAAGCTGCAATAGCACAATTAGAACTTGTTCCTAAGCAACGTTATGTGGCGATTTTACCTGGTAGCCGCGCCGGTGAAGTCGGGCTGTTATCAGCAAGTTTTCTAGAAACTGCCGTTTTATTAAAACAGCGTTTTAGTGACTTACAGTTTGTTGTACCTATGGTTAACGAACTGCGCAAAGAACAATTTCTCGCAATTAAGCAAGAAGTAGCCCCTGATCTTGATGTGATCGTTTTAGACGGTCATGCGCGTGAAGCGATGGCGGTTGCAGATGCGGTGTTATTAGCATCAGGTACAGCAGCACTCGAAACCATGTTGATGAAGCGTGCTATGGTTGTCGGGTATCGTGTTAAGCCAATGACGTACCAAATCATGTTACGTCTGATGAAAGCACCATTTGTCTCATTACCAAATTTACTTGCGAAAAAAGAGATTGTTGCAGAGCGCTTACAAGATGATTGCCAGCCTGAAATACTCGCTGACGAGATGGCAAAGCTACTCGAAACAGACAATGCAGATTTGATCGCACACTTTACTGAGTTACATGAACAAATTCGTTGTAATGCAGATGAAAAAGCGGCAGATGCTGTACTTGAATTAATTAATAATACCCCAGCATTAGAGCAGGTAACTAAAAATGTATGA
- the lpxA gene encoding acyl-ACP--UDP-N-acetylglucosamine O-acyltransferase → MIHETAIVHESAKIGNNVKIGPWTIVGENVEIGDDCVIASHVVINGPCKIGQGNRFFQYGSIGEECQDLKYAGENTRLEIGDNNVFREGVTIHRGTVQDQGLTKIGSNSLFMVNAHVAHDVIIGDNCIFANNATLAGHVHIGDFVIFGGHAAIHQFGKVGSHAFVAGGSVIIKDIPPYVMASGHHAKPFGINSEGLKRRGFDAEAIKAVKRAYRVLFRQGNTVAEALAALEESANEQPSVALFTEFLKTNERGIIR, encoded by the coding sequence GTGATCCATGAAACAGCTATTGTGCATGAAAGCGCAAAAATTGGTAACAATGTAAAAATTGGTCCTTGGACTATTGTTGGTGAGAATGTAGAGATTGGCGATGATTGTGTTATCGCTTCTCACGTTGTTATTAACGGTCCTTGTAAAATTGGTCAAGGTAATCGCTTTTTCCAATACGGTTCGATCGGTGAAGAATGCCAAGATCTAAAATATGCGGGTGAAAACACGCGTCTTGAGATCGGTGATAATAACGTCTTTCGTGAAGGTGTCACCATTCACCGCGGTACCGTACAAGATCAAGGTTTAACCAAAATTGGTAGCAATAGCTTATTCATGGTAAATGCCCACGTTGCACACGATGTGATCATTGGTGACAACTGTATCTTTGCTAATAACGCAACATTAGCGGGTCATGTACACATCGGTGACTTTGTTATCTTTGGTGGTCATGCTGCGATTCATCAATTTGGTAAAGTGGGTTCTCATGCTTTTGTTGCTGGCGGTTCGGTTATCATTAAAGATATCCCTCCGTATGTAATGGCATCGGGTCATCACGCTAAGCCTTTTGGTATCAACTCTGAAGGCCTTAAGCGCCGTGGATTTGATGCTGAAGCGATTAAAGCTGTTAAACGTGCTTACCGTGTATTATTCCGTCAAGGTAACACGGTTGCTGAAGCATTAGCAGCATTAGAAGAAAGTGCAAATGAACAACCAAGCGTTGCTTTGTTTACAGAATTTTTAAAAACCAATGAACGTGGTATTATTCGTTAA